One segment of Solanum lycopersicum chromosome 1, SLM_r2.1 DNA contains the following:
- the LOC104648289 gene encoding uncharacterized protein → MTGFSSSNVPTTVPSSSSVVPSKEISELSASVTYLTKAFAGQQKLLLDLMSQVANTSHSQAVDMAAPIGAPLIPSMRHKPTSVEMSRFYGDNPESWVFQAERYFDFYNISEDHKLSIASFYLDAEGRLSKLRQTSIVSDFQTQFESIANETTDVPDSWLVPLFTSGLRADIQTVVLVHKPKTLDEAFELAHTHEQRLLLERNGSFKPAFTNSPPLLPNPSPYPHNVNCNRLPIKRLSPMEIQQRREKGLCFRCDEKYSTSHKCKAPPQLLLLECEPEVQDLLTNSSLTDEMLAEELQQLEVMHSSSISYHAMAGGDAASALRFTGYVQGSSVQVMLDNGSTHNFIQTRVANFLHLAVEPISQFSVMVGSGQRLPCTGTVRQVLLMIQGCLLTMDFFFLPMHGSDIALGVSWLATLGRVVTDYATYYHLQLIGAVPSNSPETPPAISALLDSFKDVFTKPQGHPPKRLQDHDIHLAPTTEPVNVKPYRYSYFQKHIMEQLVNEMLSEGIIRPSTSPFFSPVLLVRKKDGSWRFCVDYRALNAVTIRDQFPIPTIDELFDELHGEKYFSKLDLLSGYHQIRVRPEDIEKTAFHTHEGH, encoded by the exons ATGACCGGGTTTTCAAGTTCCAATGTTCCTACCACTGTTCCGTCATCCTCGTCGGTGGTTCCATCAAAGGAGATCTCTGAGTTGTCGGCCTCAGTTACATATCTCACTAAGGCCTTTGCTGGGCAACAAAAATTGCTCTTGGATTTGATGTCTCAGGTGGCTAATACTTCGCACTCCCAGGCAGTTGATATGGCGGCTCCGATCGGCGCTCCGCTTATACCCTCCATGAGACATAAACCAACTTCTGTTGAGATGTCTCGTTTTTATGGTGATAATCCTGAGAGCTGGGTCTTTCAGGCAGAGaggtattttgatttttataatatttctgAGGATCATAAATTGTCCATAGCTTCGTTCTATTTGGATG CAGAGGGGCGTTTATCCAAGCTCCGACAAACTTCTATCGTCTCTGATTTTCAGACTCAATTTGAGTCTATAGCTAATGAGACTACTGACGTCCCAGACTCTTGGTTGGTTCCGTTGTTTACTTCGGGTCTTCGCGCAGATATTCAAACCGTTGTTCTGGTCCATAAACCAAAAACATTGGATGAAGCTTTTGAATTGGCCCATACTCATGAACAACGACTTTTGTTGGAGCGGAATGGATCGTTTAAACCGGCCTTCACAAATTCTCCACCTCTTCTACCAAACCCCAGTCCTTACCCACATAATGTTAACTGCAATCGACTGCCCATTAAGCGTCTCTCACCGATGGAGATCCAGCAACGCCGAGAAAAGGGGCTATGCTTTCGTTGTGATGAAAAATACTCTACTAGTCATAAATGTAAAGCTCCCCCGCAATTATTATTGCTTGAATGTGAACCAGAGGTGCAAGACCTTCTCACTAATTCTTCTTTGACTGATGAAATGTTGGCTGAGGAGCTTCAACAGCTTGAGGTGATGCATTCGTCCAGTATCTCATACCACGCTATGGCTGGTGGTGATGCTGCTTCTGCTCTCCGTTTTACTGGTTACGTTCAGGGCTCATCAGTGCAAGTTATGCTCGATAatggcagcacacacaatttTATTCAAACTCGTGTGGCTAATTTCCTTCACTTAGCAGTAGAGCCTATTTCCCAATTCTCTGTTATGGTAGGCAGTGGCCAACGTCTTCCGTGTACTGGAACTGTCCGCCAAGTTCTGTTAATGATTCAGGGGTGTCTTCTCACTATGGATTTCTTTTTCTTGCCGATGCATGGCTCGGACATTGCCTTAGGGGTTTCATGGCTTGCTACTTTGGGGCGTGTTGTTACTGATTATG CTACCTATTATCATTTGCAGTTAATTGGGGCTGTACCTTCAAATTCTCCTGAGACACCACCTGCCATTTCTGCCTTATTAGACTCCTTTAAGGACGTTTTTACAAAGCCACAAGGACATCCGCCTAAGCGTCTTCAAGATCATGATATTCATTTGGCTCCAACCACAGAACCTGTTAATGTAAAGCCCTATCGATATTCGTATTTTCAGAAACACATCATGGAGCAATTGGTGAATGAGATGCTTTCTGAAGGTATTATTCGCCCAAGTACTAGCCCATTCTTTTCCCCGGTGTTACTAGTTCGTAAGAAAGATGGCTCATGGCGCTTTTGTGTTGATTATCGGGCATTGAATGCTGTCACCATACGGGATCAATTTCCTATTCCCACCATTGATGAATTATTTGATGAACTACATGGTGAAAAGTATTTTTCTAAACTTGATTTGTTGTCTGGCTATCACCAAATTCGAGTGCGACCCGAGGATATTGAAAAGACTGCATTTCACACACATGAAGGACACTGA
- the LOC101254728 gene encoding probable aspartic proteinase GIP2: MVTKIYCLSLFLSLILLFSLSFAKTPPRPRAFLLPVTKDASTKQFVTTINQRTPLVPVKLTIDLGQRFLWVDCEKGYVSSSYKPVPCGSIPCKRSFSGACVESCIGPPSPGCNNNTCSHIPYNPFIRTSTGGELAQDVVSLQSTDGSNPRKYLSTTNGVVFDCAPHSLLEGLAKGVRGILGLGNGYVGFPTQLANAFSIPRKFAICLTSSTTSRGVIFFGDSPYVFLPGMDVSKRLVYTPLLKNPVSTSGSYFEGEPSTDYFIGVTSIKVNGNVVPINTTLLNITKDGKGGTKISTVEPYTKLETSIYNALTKAFVKSISKVPRVKPVAPFKVCYNRTSLGSTRVGPGVPPIELVLRNKNATTSWTIWGVNSMVAVNDDVLCLGFVDGGVEFEPTTSIVIGAHQIEDNLLQFDIANKRLGFTSSLLFGQTTCANFNFTSKP, from the coding sequence ATGGTTACCAAAATATATTGTCTATCCTTGTTTCTCTCTTTGATTCTCTTATTTTCCCTCTCCTTCGCGAAAACGCCTCCGCGACCTCGAGCTTTTCTTCTTCCAGTAACCAAAGATGCATCCACTAAACAATTTGTCACAACCATTAACCAAAGAACACCCCTTGTCCCAGTCAAACTTACGATCGATCTTGGTCAACGATTTTTATGGGTTGATTGTGAAAAAGGTTATGTTAGTTCATCGTATAAACCCGTCCCTTGTGGTTCTATCCCTTGTAAACGTTCTTTCTCCGGTGCATGTGTTGAATCATGTATAGGTCCTCCTTCACCAGGGTGCAATAATAACACTTGTTCACATATTCCTTATAACCCCTTTATTCGTACTAGCACGGGTGGTGAACTTGCTCAAGATGTTGTTTCACTTCAATCAACCGATGGCTCGAATCCTCGTAAATACTTATCAACTACAAATGGAGTAGTTTTTGATTGTGCTCCTCATTCTCTTCTTGAAGGACTAGCAAAGGGTGTTAGAGGCATTCTTGGACTTGGAAATGGTTATGTAGGATTTCCTACTCAATTAGCTAATGCTTTTAGTATACCTCGAAAATTCGCTATATGTTTGACTTCATCCACAACCTCTCGTGGTGTTATCTTCTTTGGTGATAGTCCTTATGTTTTTCTTCCTGGAATGGATGTCTCAAAGAGACTTGTATACACTCCACTTCTCAAAAACCCTGTTAGTACATCAGGGTCATATTTTGAAGGGGAACCTTCAACGGATTATTTTATTGGAGTGACATCTATCAAAGTTAATGGTAATGTTGTGCCAATAAACACCACATTGTTGAACATAACCAAAGATGGGAAAGGTGGAACAAAAATTAGTACGGTTGAACCTTACACAAAATTAGAGACTTCGATTTACAATGCTTTAACAAAGGCATTTGTTAAATCAATATCTAAGGTTCCAAGGGTGAAACCTGTGGCACCTTTTAAAGTGTGCTATAACAGAACGAGCTTGGGAAGTACTCGCGTTGGCCCTGGTGTTCCACCCATTGAACTAGTGTTGCGTAACAAAAATGCTACTACATCTTGGACTATTTGGGGTGTAAATTCTATGGTGGCGGTGAATGATGACGTGCTTTGTCTTGGATTTGTGGATGGAGGAGTTGAATTTGAACCAACAACTTCTATAGTCATTGGAGCACATCAAATTGAAGACAACCTTTTGCAATTTGATATTGCTAATAAAAGGCTCGGTTTTACTTCATCACTCTTATTTGGTCAAACAACATGTGCCAACTTCAACTTTACATCCAAACCTTGA
- the LOC101255029 gene encoding probable aspartic proteinase GIP2, producing the protein MVIKINFLSLFLCLIFLFSLSLAKTPTRPRAFLLPVTKDASTKQYVTTIDQRTPLVPIKLTIDLGQRFLWVDCEKGYVSSSYKPVPCGSIPCKRSFSGACVESCIGPPSPGCNNNTCSHIPYNPFIRTSTGGELAQDVVSLQSTDGSNPRKYLSTTNGVVFDCAPHSLLQGLAKGVKGILGLGNGYVGFPTQLANAFSIPRKFAICLTSSTTSRGAIFFGDSPYVFLPAGIDFSKRLVYTPLLKNPVSTSGSYFEGEPSTDYFIGVTSIKIHSIAVPINTTLLNITKDGKGGTKISTVEPYTKLETSIYNALTKAFVSALLNVPTVKPVAPFQVCYNKTSLGSNQVGPGVPPIELVLRNKNATTYTSWFIWGANSMVAVNNDVVCFGFVDGGVEFEPTTSIVIGTHQIEDNLLQFDIANKRLGFTSSLLFDEITCANFNFTTKA; encoded by the coding sequence ATggttatcaaaataaattttctatccttgtttctttgtttgatctttttattttccctCTCCTTGGCGAAAACACCTACGAGACCTCGAGCTTTTCTTCTTCCAGTAACCAAAGATGCATCCACAAAACAATATGTCACAACCATTGACCAAAGAACACCCCTAGTCCCAATCAAACTCACAATTGATCTTGGTCAACGATTTTTATGGGTTGATTGTGAAAAAGGTTATGTTAGTTCATCTTATAAACCCGTCCCTTGTGGTTCTATCCCTTGTAAACGTTCTTTCTCCGGTGCATGTGTTGAATCATGTATAGGTCCTCCTTCACCAGGGTGCAACAATAACACTTGTTCACATATTCCTTATAACCCCTTTATTCGTACTAGCACGGGTGGTGAACTTGCTCAAGATGTTGTTTCACTTCAATCAACCGATGGCTCGAATCCTCGTAAATACTTATCAACTACAAATGGAGTAGTTTTTGATTGTGCTCCTCATTCTCTTCTTCAAGGACTAGCAAAGGGTGTTAAAGGGATTCTTGGACTTGGAAATGGTTATGTAGGGTTTCCTACTCAATTAGCTAATGCTTTTAGTATACCTCGAAAATTCGCTATATGTTTGACTTCGTCCACAACCTCTCGTGGTGCTATCTTCTTTGGTGATAGTCCTTATGTTTTTCTTCCAGCTGGAATTGATTTCTCAAAGAGACTTGTTTACACTCCACTCCTCAAAAACCCTGTTAGTACATCAGGGTCATATTTTGAAGGGGAACCTTCAACGGATTATTTTATTGGAGTGACGTCTATTAAAATACATAGTATTGCTGTGCCAATAAACACCACATTGTTGAACATTACCAAAGATGGCAAAGGGGGAACAAAAATTAGTACGGTTGAACCTTACACAAAATTAGAGACATCGATTTATAATGCTTTAACGAAGGCATTTGTTAGCGCGCTTCTTAATGTTCCAACGGTGAAACCTGTGGCACCTTTTCAAGTGTGTTATAATAAAACGAGCTTGGGAAGTAATCAGGTTGGCCCTGGTGTACCACCCATTGAACTAGTGTTGCGTAACAAAAATGCTACTACGTATACATCTTGGTTTATTTGGGGTGCCAATTCTATGGTGGCGGTGAATAATGATGTGGTTTGTTTTGGATTTGTGGATGGTGGAGTTGAATTTGAACCAACAACTTCTATAGTCATTGGAACACATCAAATTGAAGACAACCTTTTGCAATTTGACATTGCTAACAAAAGGTTGGGTTTTACTTCATCACtcttatttgatgaaataacaTGTGCTAACTTCAACTTTACAACCAAAGCTTAg
- the LOC101255332 gene encoding probable aspartic proteinase GIP2 codes for MVSKIISLSFFFPLLLLFSLSSAKTPSKPRAFLLPITKDEATKQFITTIYQRIPLVPAKLTIDLGQRFLWVDCDIGYVSSSYKPVPCGSIPCKRSFSGACVESCVGSPSPGCNNNTCGQSIYNPFIRTSTSGELAQDVVSLQSTDGSKPRKYLSTTNGVVFGCGSTFLLEKLAKGVNGILGLGNGYVGFPTQLANAFTIPRKFAICLTSSTTSRGVIFFGDSPYVFLPGMDVSKRLVYTPLLNNPVSTSGSYFVGEPSVEYFIGVTSIKINGNVVPINTTLLDITKDGKGGTKISTVDPYTKLETSIYNALTKAFVKSLSKVPRVKPLAPFEVCYNRSSLGSTRVGPGVPPIELVLGTTSWNIWGSNSMVAVNDDVLCLGFVDGGVEFEPTTSIVIGAHQIEDNFLQFDIANKRLGFTSSLLFSQTTCANFNFTSKA; via the coding sequence ATGGTTTCCAAAATAATTTCtctatcctttttttttcctttgctCCTCTTGTTCTCCCTCTCCTCAGCCAAAACACCTTCGAAACCTCGAGCTTTTCTTCTTCCTATAACCAAAGATGAAGCCACTAAACAATTTATCACAACCATATACCAAAGAATACCCCTTGTCCCAGCCAAACTTACTATCGATCTTGGTCAACGATTTTTATGGGTTGATTGTGATATAGGTTATGTTAGTTCATCTTATAAACCTGTCCCTTGTGGTTCTATCCCTTGTAAACGTTCTTTCTCCGGTGCATGTGTTGAATCATGTGTAGGTTCTCCTTCACCAGGATGCAACAATAACACTTGTGGACAAAGTATTTATAACCCCTTTATTCGTACTAGCACGAGTGGTGAACTTGCTCAAGATGTTGTCTCACTTCAATCAACCGATGGCTCGAAACCTCGTAAATACTTATCAACAACAAATGGAGTAGTTTTTGGATGTGGTTCTACTTTTCTCCTTGAGAAACTAGCAAAAGGTGTTAATGGCATTCTTGGACTTGGAAATGGTTATGTAGGGTTTCCTACTCAATTAGCTAATGCTTTTACTATACCTCGAAAATTCGCTATATGTTTGACTTCATCCACAACCTCTCGTGGTGTTATCTTCTTTGGTGATAGTCCTTATGTTTTTCTTCCTGGAATGGATGTCTCAAAAAGACTTGTTTACACTCCACTACTCAATAACCCTGTTAGTACATCAGGGTCATATTTTGTAGGGGAGCCCTCAGTGGAGTATTTCATTGGAGTAACATCTATTAAAATAAATGGTAACGTCGTGCCAATAAACACCACATTGTTGGACATAACTAAAGATGGCAAAGGCGGAACAAAAATTAGTACGGTTGATCCTTACACAAAATTAGAGACTTCGATTTACAATGCTTTAACAAAGGCATTTGTTAAATCGCTGTCTAAGGTTCCAAGGGTGAAACCATTGGCTCCATTTGAAGTGTGTTATAATAGGAGTAGTTTGGGTAGTACTCGTGTTGGCCCTGGTGTTCCACCTATTGAACTAGTGTTGGGAACTACATCTTGGAATATTTGGGGTTCGAATTCAATGGTGGCGGTGAATGATGACGTGCTTTGTCTTGGATTTGTGGATGGAGGAGTTGAATTTGAACCAACAACTTCTATAGTCATTGGAGCACATCAAATTGAAgacaattttttgcaatttGACATTGCGAACAAAAGGTTGGGTTTTACTTCATCACTTTTGTTTAGTCAAACAACATGTGCCAACTTCAATTTTACATCCAAAGCTTGA
- the LOC101246563 gene encoding probable aspartic proteinase GIP2, with amino-acid sequence MKIPQLLLCFLLFICSSNYAIAKKKSHKHHPLLFLPVFKDEITQQYVAQIYQRTPLVPVNLTVDLGGRFLWMDCENDYISSSYKNVPCGSRPCKLSGSQGCYGSSCPVPPRPGCNNYTCSHIPYNPIKRSSTDGELAQDVVALWSITTTTNRNNVSKMILSSTSGVMFNCPGDFLLEKLANGVKGMAGLGIGYTGLPSQLARAFHLPRKFAICLSGNTKSNGVILFGERRSYYASNEVLTSYTPLLKNPVSTAGAYFPGEPSVEYFIGVEKILVNGKIVPIDNKLLAINKTNGVGGTKISTVVPYGTMESSIYKAFKYEFVKAIAKVPIAKPVTPFELCFNLSNSDTLKGLVIPQVSLVLLGEHNNSTTWDLPMNNFMASPTINDSSDLLCLGFLDGGENAETSIVLGGMQIEENLLEFDLVKKRMGFKSVYMSSDLVSCSNKFR; translated from the coding sequence ATGAAAATCCCTCAGCTTTTAttgtgttttcttctttttatttgttcatcaAATTACGCCATagccaaaaaaaaatctcataagCATCACCCTCTTCTTTTCCTTCCAGTATTCAAAGATGAAATTACACAACAATATGTTGCTCAAATCTACCAAAGAACCCCTCTTGTCCCTGTCAATTTAACCGTTGACCTCGGCGGACGATTTCTATGGATGGATTGTGAAAATGACTACATTAGTTCGTCTTACAAAAATGTTCCATGTGGTTCAAGACCATGCAAACTCTCAGGTTCACAAGGGTGTTATGGATCTAGTTGTCCTGTTCCTCCTAGGCCAGGGTGCAACAATTACACATGTTCACATATTCCATATAATCCAATTAAAAGATCTAGCACTGATGGTGAACTTGCTCAAGATGTTGTTGCATTATGGTccattactactactactaatcgTAATAATGTGTCCAAAATGATATTATCATCAACTAGTGGAGTGATGTTCAATTGTCCTGGAGATTTTTTGTTAGAAAAATTAGCCAATGGAGTTAAAGGTATGGCTGGACTTGGAATTGGTTACACTGGACTTCCTTCACAATTAGCTAGAGCTTTTCATTTACCTCGAAAATTCGCTATTTGTTTGAGTGGTAACACTAAATCAAATGGTGTTATTTTGTTTGGTGAACGACGATCCTATTATGCATCTAATGAGGTACTAACTTCTTACACTCCTCTGCTCAAAAATCCTGTTAGTACCGCGGGGGCTTATTTTCCAGGTGAGCCATCGGTTGAATATTTCATTGGAGTCGAAAAAATCTTAGTAAATGGGAAAATTGTACCCATTGATAATAAGTTACTTGCTATTAACAAGACGAATGGAGTTGGAGGAACAAAGATTAGCACTGTTGTTCCTTATGGTACAATGGAATCTTCAATTTACAAAGCGTTCAAGTATGAGTTTGTTAAAGCTATTGCTAAAGTTCCAATAGCTAAACCTGTTACTCCATTTGAGTTGTGCTTTAACTTGTCGAATTCGGATACTTTAAAAGGGCTTGTAATTCCTCAAGTTAGTCTTGTCTTGCTAGGTGAACATAATAATAGCACAACTTGGGATCTTCCTATGAACAATTTCATGGCATCTCCTACTATTAATgatagtagtgacttgttgtGTCTAGGATTTTTGGATGGTGGTGAAAATGCTGAAACATCGATTGTTCTTGGAGGGATGCAAATTGAAGAGAATTTGTTGGAATTTGATCTAGTGAAGAAAAGAATGGGATTTAAGTCTGTGTATATGTCATCTGATTTAGTCAGTTGCAGCAACAAATTCAGATAA